The Chryseobacterium aureum genome contains a region encoding:
- a CDS encoding c-type cytochrome, which yields MISWRKHYKKTLIAIGLLLSTSASFYGQDGDPKNGEKLFKANCTACHALDKQVVGPPLKGVVERVKTEGGVDKDWLHKWIKDNKALRASGDKYANEIFEKFNKTEMQVFPNLTDKDIDDILAFTTNPPAPEPAKADDKTTSTTGATAAPADKTTTNVVIISLLAIAGLLVWILIKLRQLVTLGQSEELAGLNETRVRSFSEMYEKFHFIGKGLLAVLAILAAYGVWNWLMWIGVYKGYKPEQPIYFSHKIHAGEQKIDCQLCHSSAKYGKVSEIPSMNVCMNCHRTISEYNADHYMEPGKDKAFYDGEIQKIYAATGWDPAKQQYTGKTQPVEWTRIHNMPDFVYFNHSQHVIAGEQAIINSFNKKNPNNKIDVVCKACHGKIDTMNVVQMANDFTMGWCIECHRTTEVDMNNGYNKEYFKNLHDKLKKQYPQDGGKITVDAIGGLECGKCHY from the coding sequence ATGATTAGTTGGAGAAAGCATTATAAAAAAACGTTGATCGCAATAGGCTTATTGCTATCAACCAGTGCTTCATTTTACGGGCAAGACGGCGATCCTAAAAACGGAGAGAAACTTTTCAAAGCGAATTGTACTGCATGTCACGCGCTGGACAAACAAGTTGTTGGACCACCATTAAAGGGGGTTGTAGAACGAGTAAAGACAGAAGGTGGTGTAGACAAAGATTGGCTTCACAAGTGGATCAAAGACAACAAAGCTCTAAGGGCTTCCGGGGATAAATACGCCAATGAGATTTTTGAAAAGTTTAACAAGACTGAAATGCAGGTCTTTCCAAATCTTACCGATAAGGATATAGACGACATTTTAGCTTTCACGACTAATCCACCGGCTCCTGAGCCAGCAAAGGCAGATGACAAAACAACGTCTACTACAGGAGCAACTGCTGCACCAGCAGACAAAACAACGACAAACGTTGTTATCATTTCACTTTTAGCCATCGCAGGTTTACTGGTTTGGATCTTAATTAAACTGAGACAACTCGTAACACTAGGTCAGTCTGAAGAATTAGCAGGCCTTAATGAAACCAGAGTTCGTTCGTTTAGTGAAATGTATGAGAAGTTCCACTTTATCGGTAAAGGTCTTTTAGCTGTTCTGGCTATTTTGGCGGCTTACGGAGTATGGAACTGGCTCATGTGGATAGGGGTTTACAAAGGTTACAAGCCGGAGCAGCCTATCTACTTCTCTCACAAAATTCACGCCGGAGAACAGAAAATTGACTGTCAGTTATGTCACTCCAGTGCCAAATACGGAAAAGTATCTGAAATTCCTTCTATGAACGTTTGTATGAACTGTCACAGAACAATTTCTGAATACAACGCAGATCACTACATGGAGCCTGGAAAAGATAAGGCATTCTATGACGGAGAAATCCAGAAGATCTACGCTGCAACAGGCTGGGATCCTGCAAAACAACAGTACACAGGAAAAACACAGCCGGTTGAATGGACAAGAATCCACAACATGCCAGATTTCGTTTACTTCAACCACTCTCAGCACGTAATTGCTGGAGAACAGGCGATTATCAATTCTTTCAACAAAAAGAATCCTAACAACAAAATTGACGTTGTTTGTAAAGCTTGTCACGGTAAAATTGATACAATGAATGTTGTTCAGATGGCTAACGACTTTACTATGGGATGGTGTATCGAGTGCCACAGAACAACTGAAGTTGATATGAACAACGGTTATAATAAAGAGTACTTCAAAAATCTACATGACAAGTTGAAAAAACAGTATCCACAAGATGGAGGTAAGATCACTGTAGATGCAATTGGAGGTCTTGAGTGTGGTAAATGTCATTATTAA
- a CDS encoding SPOR domain-containing protein produces the protein MRNLIKIFSILSLFGFYRIGAQQVVKKDTLSGTELVMTMDSKINAALEGIEGKCAKVTPANSSKDFSSNDSGISTGISTKPPKIYVPNRELTNAEICKKNPRILGFKIQITTVKSNEEANEVKSYFRKRFPNLKVETDASLRPNYKILAGSYFTKQSAASDLSKIREYFKSAVTVQYRIFCAEAK, from the coding sequence ATGAGAAATTTGATCAAAATATTTTCGATATTATCACTATTTGGTTTTTATCGTATTGGAGCCCAGCAAGTTGTTAAAAAGGACACCCTTTCCGGGACAGAACTTGTTATGACTATGGATTCCAAAATAAATGCTGCTTTGGAAGGAATTGAAGGAAAATGTGCTAAAGTTACTCCGGCAAATTCTTCTAAAGATTTCAGTTCAAATGATAGTGGAATTTCTACAGGGATCAGTACAAAACCTCCCAAAATCTATGTTCCGAACAGAGAACTCACCAATGCTGAAATCTGTAAGAAAAATCCTAGAATTTTAGGGTTTAAAATCCAGATTACAACCGTGAAAAGTAATGAAGAAGCGAATGAAGTGAAGTCTTATTTCAGAAAAAGATTTCCTAACCTGAAAGTAGAAACAGATGCTTCTTTAAGACCGAATTACAAAATTTTGGCAGGAAGTTATTTCACTAAGCAAAGTGCTGCCAGTGATCTTTCGAAAATCAGAGAATATTTTAAATCCGCAGTTACGGTACAATACAGAATTTTCTGTGCTGAAGCTAAATAG
- a CDS encoding DUF3341 domain-containing protein codes for MSTTKIVYGLYADDDDLMNGVKAFNDKGIAINEVYTPFPVHGLDKALGLKKTRISDAAFLYALYGVTIGATLTWYVMNHDWPQNIGGKPAFDWGHNMPAFVVPMFELMVFCAAHMMSLTFLVRNKMYPGAPAQNPDPRTTDDKFMMEFVTEDVESVKQLLIETGVEEITVKDA; via the coding sequence ATGAGCACCACTAAAATTGTATACGGACTTTATGCTGACGACGACGATTTAATGAACGGCGTTAAAGCATTCAACGATAAAGGAATCGCTATAAACGAGGTTTATACTCCGTTTCCGGTTCACGGGCTAGACAAAGCTTTAGGGTTAAAGAAAACCAGAATTTCTGACGCTGCATTCTTATATGCTCTTTATGGGGTTACTATTGGTGCTACTTTAACCTGGTATGTAATGAATCACGACTGGCCTCAGAATATCGGTGGTAAACCCGCTTTTGACTGGGGACACAACATGCCGGCATTCGTAGTTCCAATGTTCGAATTAATGGTATTCTGTGCAGCTCACATGATGTCTTTAACTTTCTTGGTTAGAAACAAAATGTATCCGGGAGCTCCGGCTCAGAACCCAGATCCAAGAACTACTGATGATAAATTCATGATGGAATTTGTAACTGAAGATGTAGAATCTGTAAAACAGTTGCTTATTGAAACTGGAGTTGAAGAAATAACTGTTAAAGATGCTTAA
- a CDS encoding TAT-variant-translocated molybdopterin oxidoreductase produces the protein MASNKIQFRSIHELKDPALNNKLAQKEFQEEIPVEDFLGDAEQNGSSTSRRDFLKLLGFSTAAVTLAACEAPVIKTIPYVVKPHDIIPGIPNYYASTYFDGFDFASVLVKTREGRPIKIEPNPAGGDLGKTNARAQASVLSLYDNDKVKQPKLDGKDETFDKVDSFVIKGLEEAKASGKKIVVLSHSFASPTFKKLFGEFKAKYPTAELVTYDAFPYSAGLDAAQEVFGQRALPVYDLKGSELVVSFQADFLGDYNASSLETSYAAARKPGPNMLRHIQVESNMSLTGANADSRYRLKPSAVNKTLVEVYNAIVGGGTADKTAAEIANELKAKGSKAVVFADGSKGAQVLAHLINQKLGSVAFTGKANFLKEFNGARYQEFLGWVNGGQVGVLVTNNVDPIYSHPKGEDFKKSLSKVPYVIAVADKKNEMYKAAKAVIPVANWLESWGDIEPQTGVYSLMQPTIQKIYKSRQIEESLLVWKNGKNNAANNYYDYLKANSASLLGGTSFNKALYNGINASTNATTLSYAGGNAAQAVAELGNFKPSELELVLYTKTSMGDGTQANNPWLQELPDPITRMSWDNYLTISPKDAEKFAIDNDLNARMQLDGSIVNLTVNGVKIENVPVFVQPGQAEGSVGLALGYGKKNSGATADTGVNAYPLFDGSNLVLSGVKIEKTGEDHEFAGIQLQNTLMGRYEIAKEVPLAEFINVPFDDEHKGWNKPLEYHTISGALPARKIDLWDAFDDTDGPHFNLSIDLNSCTGCGACIIACQAENNVPVVGKEEVRMSRDMYWLRIDRYYSSRQTVEVYEGLKDGLAVPELYGTAFNKEGGALNHPADNPDVIFQPVMCQHCNHAPCETVCPVAATSHGKQGQNHMAYNRCIGTRYCANNCPYKVRRFNWFTYNLNDKFDFNMNNDLGRMVLNPDVVVRTRGVMEKCSMCIQMTQNTILEAKKEGRKVKDGEFQTACSKACSTGAMTFGDMNDKDSSIREQYASNRRYYLLEEIGTKPNVFYHTKVRNRVEK, from the coding sequence ATGGCTTCAAACAAAATACAATTCAGAAGTATTCATGAACTTAAAGATCCGGCTTTGAATAATAAGCTGGCTCAGAAAGAGTTTCAGGAAGAAATTCCGGTAGAAGATTTCCTTGGAGATGCTGAACAAAACGGATCAAGTACTTCAAGAAGAGACTTCCTTAAATTACTAGGATTCTCTACAGCAGCAGTTACATTAGCTGCCTGCGAAGCTCCGGTAATCAAAACGATTCCTTATGTGGTAAAACCGCATGATATTATTCCGGGAATCCCTAATTATTACGCTTCAACATATTTTGACGGTTTCGACTTTGCTAGTGTTTTAGTAAAAACCCGTGAAGGGAGACCCATCAAAATAGAACCTAACCCGGCTGGTGGTGATTTAGGTAAAACTAACGCAAGAGCCCAGGCAAGCGTACTTTCTTTATATGATAATGATAAAGTAAAACAGCCTAAACTGGACGGTAAAGACGAAACTTTCGATAAAGTAGACAGTTTTGTGATTAAAGGTTTGGAAGAAGCTAAAGCGTCAGGCAAAAAAATTGTGGTGTTATCCCATTCTTTTGCTTCACCTACTTTCAAAAAATTATTCGGAGAATTCAAAGCTAAATATCCGACAGCAGAATTAGTAACGTACGATGCGTTTCCTTACTCTGCAGGATTGGATGCAGCTCAGGAAGTATTCGGACAGAGAGCACTACCGGTATATGACCTTAAAGGATCTGAACTGGTTGTTTCTTTCCAGGCGGATTTCCTAGGAGATTACAATGCTTCAAGCTTAGAAACTTCTTATGCAGCAGCTAGAAAGCCAGGTCCAAACATGTTGAGACACATCCAGGTGGAATCCAATATGTCATTAACCGGTGCTAATGCTGACTCAAGATATAGATTAAAACCAAGTGCAGTAAACAAAACGTTAGTTGAAGTTTACAACGCAATCGTAGGTGGTGGTACTGCTGATAAGACGGCTGCTGAAATTGCTAACGAATTGAAAGCAAAAGGAAGCAAAGCTGTTGTTTTTGCGGACGGATCTAAAGGAGCACAGGTTTTAGCACACTTAATCAACCAGAAATTAGGTTCAGTAGCTTTCACAGGTAAAGCGAACTTCCTTAAAGAATTTAACGGTGCAAGATACCAGGAATTCTTAGGATGGGTAAACGGTGGACAAGTAGGGGTATTAGTAACCAACAATGTAGACCCTATCTACTCTCATCCAAAAGGAGAAGATTTCAAAAAATCACTATCTAAAGTTCCTTACGTTATTGCTGTTGCAGACAAGAAAAATGAAATGTACAAAGCAGCGAAAGCTGTAATTCCGGTCGCTAACTGGCTGGAGTCTTGGGGAGATATCGAACCACAGACAGGAGTATATTCATTAATGCAGCCTACCATCCAGAAAATCTACAAATCAAGACAGATTGAAGAATCTTTACTGGTTTGGAAGAATGGTAAAAACAATGCGGCAAACAACTACTACGACTATTTAAAAGCAAACTCTGCTTCTTTATTAGGTGGTACTTCATTTAACAAAGCATTGTATAACGGTATCAACGCTTCTACCAATGCAACAACTTTATCTTATGCAGGTGGAAACGCAGCTCAGGCTGTTGCTGAATTAGGAAACTTCAAGCCTTCTGAATTAGAATTAGTACTTTACACTAAGACTTCAATGGGAGATGGTACTCAGGCAAACAACCCTTGGTTACAAGAGTTACCTGACCCGATCACAAGAATGTCTTGGGATAACTACCTGACGATTTCTCCAAAAGATGCAGAGAAATTTGCAATTGACAACGATCTTAACGCGAGAATGCAGCTGGATGGTTCTATTGTAAACCTTACTGTAAACGGAGTTAAAATAGAAAACGTTCCTGTATTCGTACAGCCGGGACAAGCCGAAGGATCTGTAGGTCTTGCGCTTGGATATGGTAAGAAAAACTCAGGAGCAACAGCAGATACTGGTGTAAATGCTTATCCTTTATTTGATGGTTCCAACCTTGTCCTTTCAGGAGTTAAAATTGAGAAAACAGGAGAAGACCACGAATTTGCAGGGATCCAGCTTCAAAATACATTAATGGGCCGTTATGAAATCGCTAAAGAAGTTCCTTTGGCAGAGTTCATCAATGTTCCTTTTGATGATGAGCATAAAGGATGGAATAAGCCTTTGGAATATCACACCATCAGTGGAGCACTTCCAGCAAGAAAAATTGACCTTTGGGATGCATTTGATGATACAGACGGACCTCACTTCAACTTATCTATAGACCTGAACTCTTGTACAGGTTGTGGAGCATGTATTATTGCCTGTCAGGCAGAAAACAACGTTCCTGTAGTAGGTAAAGAGGAAGTAAGAATGTCTAGAGATATGTATTGGTTAAGAATAGACCGTTACTATTCTTCAAGACAAACTGTAGAAGTTTATGAAGGATTAAAAGATGGATTGGCTGTACCAGAATTATACGGTACTGCATTCAACAAAGAAGGAGGTGCACTGAACCACCCTGCTGATAATCCGGATGTAATCTTCCAGCCAGTAATGTGTCAGCACTGTAACCATGCTCCTTGTGAAACAGTATGTCCGGTAGCGGCTACTTCACACGGTAAGCAAGGTCAAAACCATATGGCTTACAACAGATGTATCGGTACCAGATATTGTGCCAACAACTGTCCGTACAAAGTAAGACGTTTCAACTGGTTTACGTATAACCTAAATGACAAGTTCGATTTCAACATGAACAATGATTTAGGAAGAATGGTACTTAACCCGGACGTAGTTGTAAGAACTAGAGGGGTAATGGAGAAATGTTCAATGTGTATCCAAATGACTCAGAATACGATTCTTGAGGCTAAGAAAGAAGGAAGAAAAGTGAAGGATGGAGAATTCCAGACTGCATGTTCTAAAGCTTGTTCTACTGGTGCAATGACATTTGGAGACATGAATGATAAAGATTCTTCAATCAGAGAGCAATACGCCTCTAACAGAAGATATTATTTACTAGAGGAGATCGGAACAAAACCAAACGTGTTCTATCATACTAAAGTAAGAAACAGAGTAGAAAAATAA
- a CDS encoding glycosyltransferase, which yields MIKKRFNQVNRLVKDILAFEEIKKNKPENTSKAVVVSIKNHTTYHRFFYLLLKFYKLAGYNVYYQMDFPTFRNIRNKEKYLSMIVREDNFLIVNKKYKPENYIEIKDEMFSPDYFSSYFEKNNNTDHVFHVPMSFHPLMYHHGLWNRKVDVHKRRINSVFCYGNFDSQAYLDIKRTAFSVVPRTELLSFMKGKAEFLALSGKDELLKGIKDGGLEKKYAFAIKEDFELPMEDVRETLSHFNFYFCCPGVVMPLCHNVIEAMSVGTIPIIQKEYAEVMYPNLTDGVNAIVFDNLEHLNSLLENIFEIPEATISTMRKNVLDYFQDYLTPESMIEHLNESIRNKELVYLQAEYRSVKFVR from the coding sequence ATGATTAAGAAAAGATTTAATCAAGTAAACCGCCTTGTAAAGGATATTTTGGCTTTTGAGGAGATCAAAAAAAACAAACCTGAAAATACATCAAAGGCGGTGGTCGTTAGCATCAAGAACCATACTACCTATCATCGTTTTTTCTATCTGCTCCTTAAATTTTATAAGCTTGCCGGATATAACGTATATTATCAGATGGATTTTCCCACATTCAGGAATATCCGTAATAAAGAGAAATACCTTAGTATGATTGTAAGGGAAGATAATTTCTTAATTGTGAATAAGAAATATAAACCTGAAAATTACATTGAGATAAAAGACGAGATGTTCAGCCCCGACTATTTTTCTTCCTATTTTGAAAAGAATAATAATACGGATCATGTATTCCATGTTCCGATGAGCTTTCACCCTTTAATGTACCATCACGGTTTGTGGAATCGTAAGGTAGATGTTCATAAAAGGAGAATAAATTCAGTTTTCTGCTATGGTAATTTTGATTCGCAGGCTTATCTTGATATCAAAAGGACAGCATTTTCTGTGGTTCCCAGAACAGAGCTGTTGAGCTTTATGAAAGGAAAAGCTGAATTTCTGGCGCTTTCCGGTAAGGATGAACTTTTAAAAGGAATAAAAGATGGCGGTCTGGAAAAAAAATACGCTTTTGCCATCAAAGAAGATTTTGAACTTCCTATGGAAGATGTGAGAGAAACATTATCTCATTTCAACTTCTATTTTTGCTGTCCGGGTGTTGTAATGCCTTTGTGCCATAACGTAATTGAAGCGATGTCTGTGGGCACTATCCCGATTATTCAAAAAGAGTATGCGGAAGTCATGTACCCTAACCTGACAGACGGAGTAAATGCTATAGTTTTTGATAATCTTGAACACCTGAATTCTCTTCTGGAGAACATCTTTGAAATACCGGAAGCCACGATCAGTACAATGCGAAAAAATGTGCTGGATTACTTTCAAGATTATCTCACACCGGAAAGTATGATAGAACATTTAAATGAAAGTATAAGGAACAAAGAACTGGTTTATTTGCAGGCTGAGTACCGTAGTGTAAAGTTTGTTCGCTAA
- a CDS encoding c-type cytochrome, with protein MLKMKKNVLKITAVLGLTTVLLNSCGPKENTPLVYFPDMYFPVAYDPLMKAQDAYSDHENEIPAFVKNNGATGLSPVEGSVPQNKDGVFEESLLPKNVDEYNAGYDASKKLTVSPLNPANAAKDLERGKILFDHTCAACHGTGGDGQGPIVQSGAFSGVPNYADREITVGSVHYVLTNGRNAMGSYAGQLNAGDRWRVAMYVMSAFKKGAAAPAAATAAAPATTETTTETKK; from the coding sequence ATGCTTAAAATGAAAAAGAATGTATTAAAAATTACAGCAGTTTTAGGTTTAACAACAGTTTTACTTAACTCTTGCGGACCAAAGGAGAATACTCCGCTGGTATATTTCCCGGATATGTATTTTCCGGTAGCTTATGATCCATTGATGAAAGCTCAGGACGCTTATTCTGATCATGAAAATGAAATTCCTGCTTTTGTTAAAAATAATGGTGCAACAGGTCTTTCTCCGGTAGAAGGATCAGTTCCTCAAAATAAAGACGGTGTTTTTGAAGAAAGCTTACTACCTAAGAATGTTGACGAGTACAACGCTGGGTATGACGCTTCTAAAAAACTTACAGTATCTCCTCTGAATCCTGCTAATGCAGCCAAGGATCTTGAAAGAGGAAAAATATTGTTTGATCACACTTGTGCTGCATGTCACGGTACTGGAGGTGATGGACAAGGACCTATCGTTCAAAGTGGAGCATTCTCTGGAGTACCTAACTATGCTGACAGAGAAATTACTGTAGGATCTGTTCATTATGTATTAACAAACGGTAGAAATGCCATGGGATCTTATGCGGGACAATTGAACGCAGGAGACAGATGGAGAGTAGCCATGTATGTGATGAGTGCTTTCAAAAAAGGAGCAGCAGCACCGGCAGCAGCTACAGCGGCGGCACCAGCAACAACTGAAACGACTACCGAAACTAAAAAATAA
- the nrfD gene encoding NrfD/PsrC family molybdoenzyme membrane anchor subunit encodes MSGHYEAPIREPLIIGHKTYHDITEDIARPIEERAGKLWWISLYAALVLFLYGFGCIAYTIGTGIGAWGLNRTINWGWDITNFVWWVGIGHAGTLISAVLLLFRQRWRMSVNRSAEAMTIFAVVQAAIFPVIHMGRVWVGYWVFPLPNQFGSLWGNFNSPLLWDVFAISTYFSVSTVFWFMGLIPDFAMIRDRAKTPWTKKIYTFLAFGWGGKAKHWQRFEELSLVLAGLATPLVFSVHTTVSFDFATSVIKGWHSTIYPPYFVAGAIFSGFAMVQTLLLVARKVCHLEEYITMYHIEIMNIVIILTGGMVTVAYATEYFIGWYSGSRFEDFTYLSPGAAVGPYWWAFWSLIICNLVIPASFWFKRLRTNIIWTFIVALIINIGMWFERFDIIVINLSRDYLPGSWTMFKPTIIDVGVYLGTIGFFSVLFLLYARTFPVIAQAELKSILKISGETYKAKEGDEHH; translated from the coding sequence ATGTCAGGACATTACGAAGCTCCGATAAGGGAACCTCTAATTATTGGTCACAAAACTTATCACGATATCACAGAAGATATTGCACGACCTATCGAAGAAAGAGCAGGTAAATTATGGTGGATCTCATTATATGCTGCACTCGTTCTATTCCTCTATGGATTCGGCTGTATCGCTTACACTATCGGGACAGGTATTGGAGCATGGGGGCTTAACAGAACTATTAACTGGGGTTGGGATATTACCAACTTCGTATGGTGGGTAGGTATCGGTCACGCCGGGACCCTAATCTCCGCAGTATTATTATTATTTAGACAGAGATGGAGAATGTCTGTAAACAGATCAGCAGAGGCGATGACGATCTTTGCGGTTGTACAGGCGGCAATCTTCCCTGTAATCCACATGGGTAGAGTTTGGGTTGGATACTGGGTGTTCCCTTTACCAAACCAATTCGGTTCTCTTTGGGGGAACTTCAACTCTCCTCTACTTTGGGACGTATTTGCGATCTCTACGTATTTCTCAGTATCTACTGTATTCTGGTTCATGGGACTAATCCCTGACTTTGCAATGATCAGAGATAGAGCGAAAACTCCTTGGACTAAGAAAATTTATACATTCCTAGCATTCGGTTGGGGTGGTAAAGCAAAACACTGGCAAAGATTCGAAGAACTTTCTTTGGTTCTTGCAGGGTTGGCAACTCCGCTTGTATTCTCAGTACACACTACCGTATCATTTGACTTCGCAACTTCAGTAATTAAAGGATGGCACTCTACGATCTATCCTCCTTACTTCGTAGCGGGTGCAATCTTCTCAGGATTCGCAATGGTACAGACCCTATTGTTGGTTGCAAGAAAAGTGTGCCACTTAGAAGAATATATTACCATGTATCATATCGAAATTATGAACATCGTAATCATCTTAACCGGTGGTATGGTAACTGTAGCTTATGCTACTGAATATTTCATCGGATGGTACTCAGGATCTAGATTTGAAGATTTCACATATCTTTCTCCAGGTGCTGCTGTAGGACCTTACTGGTGGGCATTCTGGTCATTGATCATCTGTAACCTTGTTATCCCTGCTTCTTTCTGGTTCAAGAGACTAAGAACGAACATTATCTGGACATTCATTGTTGCATTGATCATCAACATCGGTATGTGGTTTGAGCGTTTTGATATCATCGTTATCAACCTTTCAAGAGACTACTTACCAGGATCATGGACAATGTTTAAGCCAACGATCATTGATGTGGGTGTATACTTAGGAACAATCGGGTTCTTCTCTGTATTATTCTTATTATACGCAAGAACATTCCCTGTAATTGCACAGGCTGAATTAAAATCGATTTTGAAAATCTCAGGTGAAACTTATAAAGCAAAAGAAGGAGATGAGCACCACTAA
- a CDS encoding quinol:cytochrome C oxidoreductase, which produces MYSFSPKLKSTSIILLVVGLVLFGIGFFLNKGISTEKIEQMMEAVHASGHTAPTHSSEMVGPQDHAAHLEHATLQVHNQPLAAIHFVAVFFFGVSCCVLFFYSIQHAAHAGWPIIITRVMEAIASYIPYGGAILVILMILNITHNGHLFHWMDPELTKPDSPHFDVILFEKKKFLNIPFYAVRTLIYVIGASFFAWKLKAQSKKVDETKSKVEYQMLYRWAVGYIAFFGFASAAWAWDWLMSIDPHWYSTMYIWYSMVSCLSSGIAVIILLSVYLKKNGFLPQFNDNHLHDLGVFLFATSMLWTYTWFAQFMLYWYANVPEEVNYFFGRFQHYSPTFLPMLIINFLLPLLVLVSSSIKRNYKVVTTMAVVVILGHILDYFNMVMPGTVGPYWNTPEVFLLILGAILFVAGLFMFTVLSALSKLKLIPTGNPFLHESEIYEYPF; this is translated from the coding sequence ATGTATAGTTTTTCACCAAAATTAAAATCAACTTCTATAATACTTCTTGTTGTAGGTTTAGTTCTTTTCGGTATTGGTTTCTTTTTGAACAAAGGAATTTCTACTGAGAAAATAGAACAAATGATGGAAGCTGTTCATGCTTCAGGTCATACTGCTCCTACACATTCAAGTGAAATGGTTGGACCTCAGGATCATGCCGCTCACCTTGAGCACGCTACACTACAGGTACACAACCAGCCTTTAGCAGCAATACATTTTGTAGCTGTATTTTTCTTTGGAGTGAGCTGCTGCGTATTATTCTTCTATTCTATTCAGCACGCTGCACACGCAGGATGGCCAATCATCATTACAAGAGTAATGGAAGCTATTGCTTCTTATATCCCTTACGGTGGGGCGATCTTAGTCATCCTGATGATTCTGAACATCACTCACAATGGTCATTTATTCCACTGGATGGACCCTGAATTGACCAAGCCGGATTCTCCGCATTTTGATGTGATCTTATTCGAGAAGAAAAAATTCTTAAATATTCCTTTCTATGCAGTAAGAACTTTAATCTATGTGATTGGTGCTTCTTTCTTCGCCTGGAAATTAAAAGCTCAGTCTAAAAAAGTAGATGAAACAAAGTCTAAAGTAGAGTATCAGATGCTTTACAGATGGGCGGTAGGATACATTGCTTTCTTCGGATTTGCTTCTGCAGCTTGGGCTTGGGACTGGTTGATGTCTATTGATCCTCACTGGTATTCTACAATGTATATCTGGTATTCAATGGTTAGCTGCCTTTCAAGTGGTATTGCTGTCATCATCCTATTAAGTGTTTATCTTAAGAAAAATGGTTTCTTACCACAGTTCAATGACAACCACTTACACGATTTAGGAGTATTCCTTTTCGCTACAAGTATGCTTTGGACATATACATGGTTCGCTCAGTTCATGCTTTATTGGTATGCTAACGTTCCGGAAGAGGTGAACTACTTCTTCGGTAGATTCCAGCACTACTCTCCTACTTTCTTACCAATGCTGATCATCAACTTCTTATTACCACTATTGGTATTAGTAAGCAGCAGCATCAAGAGAAACTACAAAGTGGTTACCACAATGGCAGTAGTAGTGATCTTAGGGCACATCTTAGATTACTTCAACATGGTAATGCCAGGAACAGTAGGACCATACTGGAACACTCCAGAAGTATTCTTATTAATCCTTGGAGCCATCCTATTCGTAGCTGGGTTATTCATGTTTACTGTACTTTCAGCTCTTTCTAAACTGAAGCTGATTCCTACAGGAAACCCATTCTTACACGAGTCTGAAATTTATGAGTATCCTTTCTAA